A stretch of the Leptospiraceae bacterium genome encodes the following:
- a CDS encoding AAA family ATPase — MFKNSKYLIGESIKVLKYGNAKKVSTEVSLVPGDDGFDSNDTKAIEKSSARLKDLLDPQRKNFDYIIIDCPTNWNFFSQSSVYASDIVLIPAKHNSIASLHNSSKVVLKYLPEVRADRKDGCPYELPIFFNGEDYTDAQNKITQEEIKKIINSQSSDEQKTLSYFFSPKSLKDEIYRIKFLAKIPESDFKNQPAVLNQKIVREIYLDFAKEYLDGKL, encoded by the coding sequence TTGTTTAAAAACTCAAAATATCTCATTGGAGAAAGTATAAAGGTATTAAAATACGGTAATGCTAAGAAAGTTTCGACTGAAGTCTCCTTAGTTCCCGGTGATGATGGATTCGATTCTAATGATACAAAGGCTATCGAAAAAAGTAGTGCTAGATTAAAAGATTTACTAGACCCTCAAAGAAAAAACTTTGATTATATAATTATTGATTGTCCTACCAATTGGAATTTTTTTAGTCAAAGCTCTGTTTATGCATCTGACATTGTTCTGATTCCGGCAAAGCATAATAGTATCGCATCTCTTCATAATTCTAGTAAAGTAGTTTTGAAGTATCTTCCTGAAGTAAGAGCAGATAGAAAAGATGGATGCCCTTATGAACTACCAATATTTTTTAATGGGGAAGATTACACAGACGCACAAAATAAAATTACACAGGAAGAAATTAAAAAAATTATAAATAGTCAAAGCAGTGATGAACAAAAAACGCTTAGCTATTTTTTTTCTCCAAAATCACTAAAAGATGAAATTTATAGAATAAAATTTTTAGCAAAAATTCCTGAATCAGACTTTAAAAACCAACCTGCAGTATTGAATCAAAAAATTGTAAGAGAAATTTATCTAGATTTTGCAAAGGAGTATTTAGATGGGAAACTTTAA
- a CDS encoding ParA family protein, with protein MLGENCQTVKWGIFTNGSVIQLFRRHGTVVIPATDLIELNEKNIIATFNFIKSKIFDLSNEALVISVYNDKGGVGKTTTVSNLGTVLAMKNKKVLLIDFDLQQKDLTRVMGAIERKVKIPLSTCLKTQNISLEKV; from the coding sequence ATGTTAGGTGAAAACTGCCAGACTGTTAAATGGGGAATTTTTACCAATGGTTCTGTTATACAACTTTTCAGACGACACGGAACAGTTGTTATCCCCGCAACTGATTTAATTGAATTGAATGAAAAGAATATAATTGCTACTTTTAATTTTATAAAGAGCAAAATTTTTGATCTATCAAATGAAGCGTTAGTTATCAGTGTTTACAATGATAAGGGTGGTGTTGGTAAAACAACAACTGTTTCTAATTTAGGGACAGTACTTGCTATGAAAAATAAAAAAGTATTATTAATCGACTTTGATTTACAGCAAAAAGATTTAACAAGAGTAATGGGAGCTATAGAAAGGAAAGTTAAAATACCATTATCTACTTGTTTAAAAACTCAAAATATCTCATTGGAGAAAGTATAA